A genomic segment from Garra rufa chromosome 5, GarRuf1.0, whole genome shotgun sequence encodes:
- the LOC141334449 gene encoding Golgi phosphoprotein 3-like, with protein sequence MHSSQGETWNPLKLHYQLRNVRERLAKNLVEKGVLTTEKQNFLLFDMTTHPLTNNNIKQRLIKKVQEAVLDKWVNDPHRMDKRILALIFLAHSSDVLENAFAPLLDDQYDLAMKRVRQLLDLEPEGESMKNNTNELLWAVVAAFTK encoded by the exons ATGCATAGCTCTCAAG GTGAGACATGGAACCCATTGAAGCTTCACTATCAGCTCCGTAACGTCAGAGAGCGCCTGGCTAAGAACCTCGTAGAGAAGGGCGTCCTCACCACCGAGAAACAAAACTTTCTTCTGTTCGACATGACTACACACCCGCttaccaataataatattaagcagCGCCTTATTAAGAAGGTGCAGGAGGCCGTGCTGGACAAGTGGGTGAACGACCCTCACCGAATGGACAAGCGTATTCTGGCCCTTATATTCCTCGCCCATTCCTCTGACGTACTAGAGAACGCGTTCGCCCCGCTGCTGGATGACCAGTACGATCTGGCCATGAAGAGAGTACGGCAACTGCTGGACCTGGAGCCTGAGGGCGAGAGCATGAAGAACAACACCAATGAGCTGCTGTGGGCTGTGGTGGCCGCCTTCACCAAATGA
- the LOC141334639 gene encoding Golgi phosphoprotein 3: MSTLTQRSSGLVQRRTEASRSAAAADRDRGSGDEDYEPRRGDEQDDDDSGDSKETRLTLMEEVLLLGLKDREGYTSFWNDCISSGLRGCMLIELALRGRLQLEACGMRRKSLLARKVICKSDAPTGDVLLDEALKHIKDTQPPETVQSWIELLSGETWNPLKLHYQLRNVRERLAKNLVEKGVLTTEKQNFLLFDMTTHPLTNNNIKQRLIKKVQEAVLDKWVNDPHRMDKRILALIFLAHSSDVLENAFAPLLDDQYDLAMKRVRQLLDLEPEGESMKNNTNELLWAVVAAFTK; this comes from the exons ATGAGTACTTTGACCCAGCGGAGCTCCGGCCTGGTGCAAAGACGCACCGAGGCTTCGCGCAGCGCTGCAGCCGCAGACAGGGACCGCGGATCCGGCGACGAGGACTACGAGCCCCGCCGCGGAGACGAGCAGGACGACGATGACAGCGGTGATTCCAAGGAAACCAGACTGACCCTAATGGAGGAAGTACTGCTGCTGGGCTTGAAAGACCGcgag GGCTACACCTCCTTCTGGAATGACTGCATTTCATCAGGCCTGCGGGGCTGCATGCTCATTGAGCTGGCGTTACGAGGAAGACTGCAGCTGGAGGCCTGTGGCATGAGGAGGAAAAGCCTGCTTGCCCGGAAG gttatatGTAAGTCTGATGCGCCAACAGGGGATGTGCTGTTGGATGAGGCTCTGAAACACATAAAAGACACTCAACCGCCTGAAACCGTACAGAGCTGGATAGAGTTACTCAGTG GTGAGACATGGAACCCATTGAAGCTTCACTATCAGCTCCGTAACGTCAGAGAGCGCCTGGCTAAGAACCTCGTAGAGAAGGGCGTCCTCACCACCGAGAAACAAAACTTTCTTCTGTTCGACATGACTACACACCCGCttaccaataataatattaagcagCGCCTTATTAAGAAGGTGCAGGAGGCCGTGCTGGACAAGTGGGTGAACGACCCTCACCGAATGGACAAGCGTATTCTGGCCCTTATATTCCTCGCCCATTCCTCTGACGTACTAGAGAACGCGTTCGCCCCGCTGCTGGATGACCAGTACGATCTGGCCATGAAGAGAGTACGGCAACTGCTGGACCTGGAGCCTGAGGGCGAGAGCATGAAGAACAACACCAATGAGCTGCTGTGGGCTGTGGTGGCCGCCTTCACCAAATGA